From a region of the Hypanus sabinus isolate sHypSab1 chromosome 2, sHypSab1.hap1, whole genome shotgun sequence genome:
- the LOC132381658 gene encoding gastrula zinc finger protein XlCGF7.1-like: MAHQRVHTGESSFACSDCGKGFTQPSQLKVHQRVHTGERPFTCSDCGRGFTQLCNLLQHQSVHTGEWPFTCSECGKGFTCSSHLQTHQRVHTGERPFTCSDCGKRFTQLPNLLAHQSVHTGEWPFTCSECGKGFTCASHLQTHQRVHTGERPFTCSDCGKKFTQLPNLLAHQSVHSGKRPFTCSECGKGFTYSSHLQTHQRVHTGERPFTCSECGKRFTQSSNLVAHYRVHTGEKLK; this comes from the coding sequence atggcacaccagcgagttcacactggggagagttcattcgcctgctcagactgtgggaagggattcactcagccatctcaactgaaggtacatcagcgagttcacactggagagagaccattcacttgctcagactgtgggagggggttcACTCAGCTGTGTAATCTATTGcagcaccagtcagttcacactggggagtggccattcacctgctcagaatgtgggaagggattcacttgttcatcccacctacagacacatcagcgagttcacactggggagaggccattcacctgctcagattgtgggaagagattcactcagctGCCTAACctattggcacaccagtcagttcatactggggagtggccattcacctgctcagaatgtgggaagggattcacttgtgcatcccacctacagacacatcagcgagttcacactggggaaaggccattcacctgctcagattgtgggaagaaatTCACTCAGTTGCCTAACctattggcacaccagtcagtacactctgggaaaaggccattcacctgctcagaatgtgggaagggattcacttattcatcccacctacagacacatcagcgagttcacactggggagaggccattcacctgctcagaatgtgggaagagattcactcagtcatccaaccttgtGGCTcactaccgagttcacactggggagaagctgaaATAA